A genomic stretch from Actinomadura rubteroloni includes:
- a CDS encoding diguanylate cyclase: protein MKLPSPAKTALRNVTSAPLPAYARRTLGVDTATRRWLIGGVMPLWLGAGLVDWWCHRRTHIEDNSGAHESAIHALMMAEAGVPVVLGLFCEVNAGVLAVSGGALGVHAATAAWDVSYAEERRRVTPFEQHCHSLLEVVPLMATGFLAVLHWDQARALLGRDVTGADLRLRPKRPDPLSWRSRALLLGAMGVFGGLPYAEEMVRCLRARRTLRRRPPAPEPPTRTLTVPDDQAIR from the coding sequence TGCCCGCCTACGCGCGGCGGACGCTCGGCGTCGACACCGCGACCCGCCGCTGGCTGATCGGCGGCGTCATGCCGCTGTGGCTCGGCGCCGGGCTCGTCGACTGGTGGTGCCATCGGCGGACGCACATCGAGGACAACTCCGGCGCGCACGAGTCGGCGATCCACGCGCTGATGATGGCGGAGGCCGGGGTGCCGGTCGTGCTCGGCCTGTTCTGCGAGGTCAACGCCGGTGTGCTCGCGGTGTCCGGCGGCGCGCTCGGCGTCCACGCGGCGACGGCGGCGTGGGACGTGAGCTACGCGGAGGAGCGGCGGCGCGTCACGCCGTTCGAGCAGCACTGCCACAGCCTGCTGGAGGTCGTGCCGCTGATGGCGACGGGGTTCCTCGCCGTCCTGCACTGGGACCAGGCGCGCGCCCTGCTCGGCCGCGACGTGACCGGCGCGGACCTGCGGCTGCGGCCCAAGCGGCCCGATCCGCTGTCGTGGCGGTCGCGGGCGCTGCTGCTCGGCGCGATGGGCGTGTTCGGCGGGCTCCCGTACGCGGAGGAGATGGTGCGGTGCCTGCGCGCGCGGCGGACGCTCCGGCGCCGTCCGCCCGCGCCCGAGCCGCCGACGCGGACGCTGACGGTCCCGGACGATCAAGCGATCAGGTAA